One Candidatus Paceibacterota bacterium genomic region harbors:
- a CDS encoding class I SAM-dependent methyltransferase: protein MKNTNFCIQCNLKGKPLIANNIQLLRCSGCNLFWIADSLLGEDYYENIDPQLSKGKTNSRISNTVDRIETIKRYVTLDNLCDIGCGEGIFLETLRDMGYKNLIGIEPGSIAQEYAKKHSLDIRQVTIGDCGHILEQNCINTVTMFHVVEHLTEPIRALEVVFKYMKTGARLVIETPDMSSYLLKKVQYEHEPVYSEHVYLFDSNNIEMILKKVGFKIIKKGKRDFDPKNLTIRGSLERLGVVKPKKFQKTACVFPASIVTTGPKYSGGAVSRTCFFSHF, encoded by the coding sequence ATGAAAAATACTAATTTTTGCATACAGTGCAACCTTAAGGGGAAACCCCTCATTGCAAATAACATACAACTTCTACGTTGCTCAGGTTGCAATCTATTTTGGATAGCCGACTCGTTGTTGGGCGAAGATTATTATGAAAACATAGATCCTCAGTTAAGCAAGGGAAAGACTAATTCTAGAATCTCTAATACGGTAGACCGAATAGAAACAATAAAAAGATACGTTACCTTAGATAACTTATGCGATATCGGATGTGGCGAAGGCATCTTCCTTGAAACATTAAGAGATATGGGCTACAAAAACTTGATTGGTATAGAACCAGGCAGTATCGCTCAAGAATATGCGAAGAAACACAGTTTAGATATTAGACAAGTAACTATCGGAGATTGTGGACATATACTAGAACAAAACTGTATCAATACTGTCACCATGTTCCACGTTGTTGAACATTTAACTGAACCAATACGTGCCCTTGAGGTCGTTTTCAAATATATGAAAACCGGGGCAAGACTTGTCATTGAAACGCCAGATATGAGCAGCTATTTGCTTAAGAAGGTTCAGTATGAACACGAACCAGTATATTCTGAGCATGTATATCTTTTTGATTCAAATAACATCGAAATGATTCTTAAGAAGGTAGGATTTAAAATCATAAAAAAGGGAAAAAGAGATTTTGACCCAAAAAATCTAACGATACGTGGTTCTTTAGAAAGACTCGGGGTAGTTAAACCAAAAAAGTTTCAAAAAACAGCCTGCGTATTTCCTGCATCCATCGTAACCACTGGCCCTAAGTATTCGGGGGGGGCAGTATCAAGAACATGCTTTTTCAGCCACTTTTAG
- a CDS encoding glycosyltransferase family 39 protein has product MWKHLAKYLYVYLLGLSIVNVLIFGIPHNTVWNNGPANLQKDQLGYHQYAINISSGNGYNISGEGFNSVREPIYPAFLALIYLLFGQGNGRAIIMVQTGILSIIGYIAYILFLRADEKHLGIVIALGIVMLPYYGYYAAEYMTELFFAGMLIFCLYCMVLFVAEPGSRRNQVVCGLVFALTALTRVQMLFFPFFFSVFFLILYRRHITKALWQLAMVLLFFCVPILSWTLIVYQQTGRVAITEGRQEIAIHERAVRSMLSYTEMLQYTKAWLIRSVEGGTASVILDTYDVKGLVDKEYLQRATTRPLKDQIRNTDLATIRTHIGHYFFGNVIEAMKLVYVEHDYSSYMNRYFRVAVYVFIYGLFFLGLYGFYQYRHRYSLLMFTLESLTLLIIAYHIVMLSLFDAIPRMNTPLHALYLLVGAIGLWQWVHFALTEQNT; this is encoded by the coding sequence ATGTGGAAACACCTGGCCAAATACCTTTATGTATACCTGTTGGGATTGTCCATCGTTAACGTTTTGATTTTTGGTATTCCACACAATACTGTTTGGAATAATGGTCCAGCAAATTTGCAAAAGGATCAGTTGGGCTATCATCAATATGCAATAAACATCTCTTCAGGCAATGGTTACAACATCAGTGGAGAGGGTTTCAATAGTGTTCGAGAGCCGATCTATCCCGCTTTTCTTGCCTTAATCTATCTTCTCTTCGGCCAGGGAAATGGTCGCGCAATTATTATGGTTCAAACCGGCATTCTATCCATTATTGGATATATTGCCTACATCTTATTCTTACGGGCGGACGAGAAACATTTAGGGATCGTCATTGCACTGGGCATTGTTATGTTGCCCTACTATGGCTATTATGCAGCAGAATATATGACTGAGCTCTTCTTTGCTGGCATGCTTATTTTCTGTCTTTACTGTATGGTCCTATTTGTGGCCGAGCCGGGCTCGCGACGAAATCAGGTTGTGTGCGGTCTAGTATTTGCCCTGACAGCGCTTACCCGCGTACAGATGCTCTTTTTCCCTTTTTTCTTTTCCGTATTTTTCTTGATACTGTATCGTCGACACATCACCAAGGCACTGTGGCAGCTAGCGATGGTCTTACTATTTTTCTGTGTTCCGATTCTGTCTTGGACGCTAATCGTATATCAGCAAACCGGCCGTGTGGCGATAACAGAAGGAAGACAAGAGATTGCGATTCACGAGCGCGCAGTACGTTCAATGTTGAGTTATACGGAGATGCTCCAATATACAAAGGCTTGGTTGATACGTAGTGTCGAAGGGGGCACCGCATCCGTGATACTGGATACATACGACGTAAAAGGCCTTGTTGACAAAGAATATTTACAACGAGCAACCACGCGTCCACTAAAAGACCAGATCCGAAATACCGATCTTGCGACAATCCGGACACATATAGGTCACTATTTTTTTGGAAACGTGATAGAAGCGATGAAATTGGTCTACGTCGAACATGATTACTCCAGTTACATGAATCGATACTTCCGCGTTGCCGTGTACGTATTCATATACGGTCTATTCTTCCTAGGTTTGTATGGTTTTTACCAATACCGTCACCGCTACTCGCTCTTGATGTTTACGCTAGAATCCTTGACGCTTTTGATTATTGCCTACCACATTGTTATGCTGTCTCTCTTTGACGCGATACCGCGAATGAATACTCCCTTACACGCACTCTACCTGCTGGTTGGCGCTATTGGCTTGTGGCAGTGGGTACATTTTGCGCTGACTGAACAGAATACATGA
- a CDS encoding class I SAM-dependent methyltransferase, which translates to MSIFREHFKKWPRFYYFFAVVFGPLLLRGLSPKRFLCEYTVRGTIINLGSGPKIIAPGVTNMDIAQYPGVDIIGDASDMPLASATVDAIISDTVFEHLRTPGKAIQEVYRVLKPNGLVYITVPFIYPFHSSPSDFTRWTKLGLIELLSGFEILEIGVRAGPFSSLTVIICYLVATIFSVGNDTLYWFLLDISMILFFPVKLLDFIFSYWPKSIDMAAVVYCVAKKPPVAKK; encoded by the coding sequence ATGTCAATATTTAGAGAACACTTCAAAAAATGGCCAAGATTTTACTACTTTTTTGCGGTTGTTTTCGGCCCCCTCCTTCTGCGTGGACTGAGTCCAAAACGTTTTCTATGTGAGTATACAGTACGCGGAACGATTATAAACCTTGGTTCTGGACCGAAGATTATTGCTCCCGGAGTCACCAATATGGATATTGCTCAATATCCGGGAGTAGATATTATCGGAGATGCTTCCGACATGCCCCTCGCAAGTGCCACAGTGGACGCGATTATCAGTGATACAGTTTTTGAACATCTTAGAACGCCAGGGAAAGCAATTCAAGAAGTATATCGCGTGTTAAAACCGAACGGGCTTGTATATATAACCGTACCATTCATCTATCCGTTCCACTCGTCGCCGTCAGACTTTACCCGATGGACGAAGTTGGGGTTGATCGAACTACTCAGTGGTTTCGAAATTCTAGAGATCGGTGTACGCGCAGGTCCTTTTTCCTCACTCACTGTAATTATCTGTTACCTGGTGGCAACGATATTTTCGGTCGGCAATGATACGTTGTACTGGTTCCTATTGGATATATCCATGATCCTTTTCTTTCCGGTAAAACTTTTGGACTTCATTTTCTCATACTGGCCAAAATCCATTGACATGGCTGCGGTTGTTTATTGCGTCGCAAAAAAGCCGCCCGTAGCTAAAAAATAA
- a CDS encoding class I SAM-dependent methyltransferase yields MKISHYQTLYTYELEHWWYRVRREIVVQLIRKHSVNSDRRTILDIGCGTGALLQALEPFGSVIGVDPSEQAINFCKKRGIKNLFLESCAHLSFSDNTFDVVLALDVLEHIDDVHQALQELLRVTKQGGTVIIFVPAFEFLWSVTDVLSEHKRRYTKNKLLKDLRDAGFDIVRTSYFNFFLFPPIFLVRMISRLPVFAMKNENIFTRNIWNRFLYLVFHAEGKLLHYTNYPFGVSIMCVARKKSANVL; encoded by the coding sequence ATGAAGATTAGCCACTATCAGACCTTATACACCTACGAGCTTGAACACTGGTGGTACCGGGTTAGAAGAGAAATCGTAGTTCAACTTATCAGAAAGCACTCGGTTAATTCAGACAGGCGTACTATCTTAGATATCGGCTGTGGCACGGGAGCATTACTGCAGGCGTTAGAACCTTTCGGAAGCGTGATTGGTGTCGATCCATCTGAACAAGCAATAAATTTTTGTAAAAAAAGGGGCATAAAAAATCTTTTCCTTGAGTCTTGTGCACACCTTTCGTTTTCTGATAATACGTTCGACGTGGTGCTTGCTCTTGATGTCCTCGAGCATATTGATGACGTACATCAGGCATTGCAAGAATTACTTCGAGTGACTAAACAGGGAGGCACTGTGATCATATTTGTCCCTGCCTTCGAGTTTCTTTGGAGTGTGACCGATGTATTGAGTGAACACAAACGTCGATACACAAAAAACAAACTGTTGAAAGATCTGCGCGATGCAGGATTCGATATTGTGCGCACAAGCTACTTCAATTTTTTCTTATTCCCCCCCATTTTTCTCGTGAGAATGATTTCTCGACTTCCAGTATTTGCCATGAAAAACGAGAATATATTCACTAGAAACATATGGAACAGATTTTTGTATCTGGTATTTCACGCAGAAGGAAAACTCCTCCACTATACGAACTATCCATTTGGGGTGTCTATCATGTGTGTGGCAAGAAAGAAATCTGCTAACGTACTATAA
- a CDS encoding NAD-dependent epimerase/dehydratase family protein: protein MTTQNGYPIADKTILLTGGCGFIGGHMAEALLRRGARKVVIIDSLEYGKESNITVSPQVTTKVPVIEFSLGYADSSVLRDIFKKHKIDYLIHLAAEKHNQSKKTPQKIFLVNILGTQELFEIAAQEGVQKIIFASSLYAYGRRHKPKYQEEETPLPDTVYGISKLAGEHLLGYIAAKYGTSWIALRYHFVYGPRQYAGSGYKSVILKNFQRILEHQPPLICGDGKQALDYIYITDAVEATLRALERNIDSEIVNVSSGSATSIIKLTDSMLKVARSPLVPVHVAKDETHGTFRVGNNSKMKRLLSFKPTVSLQEGLSETFAWIKKSQDSKNTTHED from the coding sequence ATGACCACGCAGAACGGGTATCCAATTGCTGACAAGACTATTCTCCTGACTGGAGGGTGCGGATTTATTGGCGGGCACATGGCTGAGGCACTATTGAGGAGAGGTGCGCGAAAGGTCGTAATCATCGACAGTCTTGAGTATGGAAAAGAAAGCAATATTACAGTTTCGCCGCAAGTTACAACAAAAGTCCCCGTCATCGAATTTTCACTCGGATACGCCGATTCGTCAGTATTGCGGGATATTTTTAAAAAGCATAAGATCGATTATTTGATCCACCTTGCGGCCGAGAAGCATAATCAATCAAAAAAGACTCCTCAGAAAATTTTTTTAGTGAATATTCTTGGCACGCAAGAACTGTTCGAGATTGCCGCCCAAGAAGGTGTTCAAAAAATTATTTTCGCTTCTTCGCTCTATGCGTACGGAAGACGTCATAAGCCAAAGTATCAAGAGGAAGAGACGCCGCTTCCCGACACGGTATATGGAATATCTAAGCTCGCCGGCGAGCATCTGCTGGGTTATATTGCAGCAAAGTACGGTACTTCCTGGATTGCGCTTCGCTATCACTTCGTGTATGGTCCGCGCCAATATGCGGGTTCCGGTTATAAATCGGTCATACTAAAGAATTTCCAACGAATTCTTGAACACCAGCCGCCCCTGATCTGCGGCGACGGCAAGCAGGCACTTGATTATATATATATTACGGATGCTGTTGAAGCGACGTTGCGCGCATTGGAGCGGAACATTGATAGCGAGATAGTGAATGTTTCGTCCGGTTCTGCAACGAGTATTATAAAGCTCACTGACAGTATGCTCAAGGTGGCAAGATCTCCACTGGTTCCTGTACATGTGGCGAAGGACGAAACCCACGGGACTTTTCGGGTCGGTAACAATTCAAAAATGAAAAGGCTGCTTTCCTTCAAGCCCACCGTATCCTTACAGGAAGGTCTCAGCGAGACATTTGCGTGGATTAAAAAATCTCAGGATTCAAAGAACACAACCCATGAAGATTAG
- a CDS encoding glycosyltransferase, giving the protein MKSTRELSVIVPCFNEAGNIPELCDRLLKVFEKLNISSELILVDDGSRDDTARIIREKELQFPNKIRGVFHATNRGIETAWKEGVRAATGNLVCIIDGDLQNLPEDIIRLYRDYTQSNVDLVQGWRSSIGRQKGTRYLLSIALNKILNVLFGMRSRDNKSGFILTRREVFLDVLQHRFSYFYFQSLITVAAHAKGYSIREVETLFDKRLVGQSFLRSFPLLVVAKALADIGKAFFEYRIRFNSITLLERFSDENNVLDKSVPWSTARKIYFYVYGLLMPIHHWMITREAIRYFWILRKTQWLPPEKIKKLQFKKLKILLDHSYRHVAYYHDLFEKLGITPDDITCLDDLRKLPFLDKQTVRENLYFDLFSDNHDKKNIYRISTSGSTGQPFICYADRTQLEIRWAATLRSQEWTGYRFGDRCLRLWHQTIGMNTSQIVREFIDAFMTRRKFIPAYRMKRENLPAIVRLIAQSKASLIDGYAESFNMLAQYVRDNPLTQIRPKGIISSAQSLPPQSRTTVEQVFMTKVFDKYGAREFSGIAYECNAHRGHHIMAEQYIVEIIKDGKPAKPGEVGEVVITDLNNFCMPFIRYRIGDLATATDEVCSCGRGLPLMGEIHGRTQAIIIGTRKQYVPGSFFLHLFKEFDYGIRQFQVEQREFGTIILRIIKGPRYTDDLLTEIFKILQDYLGPDLKIEVQFLEAFPLGRTGKFQPSLSSLNLDFQVIKDGLRHNP; this is encoded by the coding sequence ATGAAAAGCACACGAGAACTAAGCGTCATTGTTCCTTGCTTTAATGAAGCGGGCAATATTCCCGAGCTCTGCGATCGTCTTTTGAAGGTCTTCGAAAAACTTAACATCTCGAGCGAGCTTATCCTTGTTGATGATGGAAGCCGCGATGATACCGCGAGGATTATACGAGAAAAAGAACTCCAGTTCCCCAACAAAATACGAGGTGTTTTTCACGCCACGAATCGAGGAATCGAAACTGCATGGAAAGAGGGAGTTCGAGCAGCTACGGGGAACTTAGTGTGCATTATTGACGGAGATCTGCAAAATTTACCCGAGGACATTATTCGGTTATATCGTGACTACACACAATCAAATGTCGACCTCGTACAAGGATGGAGAAGTAGCATAGGCCGACAAAAGGGGACACGGTATTTGTTGAGTATTGCACTGAATAAAATTCTCAATGTACTGTTCGGCATGAGATCTCGAGACAATAAATCAGGGTTTATCCTTACTCGTCGAGAAGTCTTCCTTGATGTCTTGCAGCACCGTTTTTCCTATTTTTATTTTCAGTCGCTGATTACTGTTGCCGCACATGCAAAGGGATATTCGATCCGTGAAGTTGAGACGTTGTTTGATAAACGACTCGTGGGACAATCTTTTTTGCGTTCCTTCCCTCTGTTGGTGGTCGCAAAAGCTTTGGCTGACATTGGCAAAGCTTTTTTTGAGTATCGGATTCGATTTAATTCGATCACGCTACTCGAGAGGTTCTCGGACGAAAACAATGTACTCGATAAGTCTGTTCCATGGTCAACAGCTCGCAAAATATATTTTTACGTATATGGTTTGCTCATGCCGATTCACCACTGGATGATCACTCGGGAAGCGATACGATACTTTTGGATTTTACGAAAAACGCAATGGTTGCCTCCCGAAAAAATAAAAAAGCTTCAATTCAAAAAACTCAAGATACTGCTCGATCACTCCTATCGCCACGTCGCTTATTATCATGATCTTTTTGAAAAACTCGGAATAACCCCTGACGATATAACCTGCCTCGATGATTTGCGGAAATTGCCATTTCTCGACAAGCAAACGGTACGTGAGAATCTGTATTTCGATTTGTTTTCAGATAACCATGACAAGAAAAACATCTACAGGATTTCAACCAGTGGCTCGACGGGCCAGCCATTCATTTGTTATGCAGACCGAACGCAGTTAGAGATCCGCTGGGCAGCAACGTTGCGAAGTCAAGAATGGACAGGGTACCGGTTTGGAGATCGTTGTCTGCGATTGTGGCACCAAACAATCGGTATGAATACAAGTCAGATTGTCCGGGAGTTTATTGACGCTTTCATGACCCGCAGAAAATTTATTCCGGCATACCGCATGAAGCGTGAAAATTTGCCGGCAATCGTTCGACTGATCGCCCAGAGCAAGGCATCACTTATCGATGGGTATGCCGAATCATTCAACATGCTCGCCCAGTATGTGCGCGATAACCCACTTACGCAGATTAGGCCGAAGGGTATTATTTCTTCTGCTCAGTCTCTGCCTCCCCAGAGCCGCACAACCGTAGAACAGGTATTTATGACAAAAGTATTTGACAAATATGGGGCAAGAGAATTTAGCGGCATCGCATATGAATGTAACGCGCACCGCGGACACCATATCATGGCGGAACAGTATATTGTTGAAATCATCAAGGACGGTAAACCCGCAAAACCCGGCGAGGTCGGGGAAGTTGTGATTACCGACCTCAACAACTTTTGCATGCCCTTTATTCGATATCGTATCGGCGATTTAGCAACTGCAACAGACGAAGTTTGTAGCTGTGGACGCGGTCTGCCGCTCATGGGAGAAATTCATGGCAGAACCCAGGCTATTATCATCGGCACTCGAAAACAGTATGTACCCGGCTCCTTTTTTCTGCACCTCTTTAAGGAATTTGACTACGGTATCAGACAATTTCAAGTTGAACAACGTGAGTTCGGCACCATTATATTGAGAATTATCAAAGGACCACGATACACGGACGATTTGCTCACAGAAATTTTTAAAATCTTACAAGATTATCTGGGGCCAGATTTGAAAATTGAAGTTCAGTTTCTGGAAGCATTTCCGCTTGGTCGAACCGGAAAGTTTCAACCAAGCCTTTCGTCACTCAACCTAGATTTCCAAGTAATCAAAGATGGGTTAAGACACAATCCATGA
- a CDS encoding glycosyltransferase family 4 protein codes for MKTAPRLRYFANIRLPTEKAHGAQIMNMCEAFADQGVRVELIVPRRTTAISQDPFGYYAIRENFTITYLPATEITWAGRVGFAVQTARYVLQACGMVKKSSSNDILYTRDAIVAFAFSFLRVKFFWEPHTPSRRWMVARILTHASGIIPITDGLDRYLRDIRPSFNSCVAPDAIGEAFIRTHYDAIAARKKLGIPEGAKVVMYLGSLSEGKGYRQLCKISGGLKAKGISVVIAGGSQKEASQLRGQYPDVIFLGQTRYAELAENQAAADILVIPNTADSAISRLYTSPMKLFPHMASGRPIIVSDLPSLREIVDEKSAFLFHPDSEGKNLQNMIEYIFSHSEEARRRAEQAKKDVVRYTWNGRAKNVVQFIKTN; via the coding sequence ATGAAAACAGCTCCGCGCTTGCGATATTTTGCCAATATTCGCCTTCCAACCGAAAAAGCACACGGTGCCCAGATTATGAATATGTGCGAAGCTTTTGCCGACCAGGGGGTTCGTGTTGAGCTCATTGTGCCGCGACGGACCACCGCTATCTCGCAAGACCCTTTCGGCTACTACGCGATTCGAGAAAATTTTACGATTACCTATCTACCCGCCACTGAGATTACTTGGGCTGGCAGGGTCGGGTTTGCCGTCCAGACCGCTCGATATGTATTGCAGGCTTGCGGCATGGTCAAAAAATCTTCATCGAACGATATTCTCTATACACGGGATGCTATTGTGGCTTTTGCGTTTAGTTTCCTTCGGGTAAAATTCTTTTGGGAGCCGCATACGCCATCGCGGCGATGGATGGTTGCACGTATTCTGACCCACGCTTCAGGCATTATTCCCATCACCGACGGGCTTGATAGATACTTGCGTGACATCAGGCCGTCCTTTAATTCTTGCGTCGCTCCCGACGCTATTGGAGAGGCGTTCATCCGGACACATTATGATGCAATTGCTGCACGCAAAAAACTCGGCATCCCCGAAGGAGCCAAAGTAGTAATGTACCTTGGGTCGCTGAGCGAAGGAAAGGGGTATCGACAACTTTGTAAGATTTCAGGTGGGCTAAAGGCGAAAGGTATTTCGGTTGTCATTGCTGGAGGCAGCCAGAAGGAAGCCTCGCAGCTTCGCGGGCAATATCCGGACGTCATCTTCCTTGGACAAACGCGATATGCAGAACTGGCCGAAAACCAAGCTGCTGCAGATATTCTCGTCATCCCAAATACTGCGGACTCTGCGATCTCAAGGCTATACACTTCACCAATGAAGCTCTTTCCTCATATGGCGTCGGGCAGGCCCATTATTGTCTCCGATTTGCCATCGTTGCGTGAGATTGTCGACGAAAAGTCCGCTTTTCTTTTTCATCCCGACTCGGAAGGAAAAAATCTTCAGAATATGATAGAGTATATCTTTAGCCATTCAGAAGAAGCCCGACGGAGGGCCGAACAGGCCAAAAAAGACGTTGTACGATATACATGGAATGGGCGAGCAAAGAACGTTGTTCAATTTATCAAAACAAACTAA
- a CDS encoding methyltransferase domain-containing protein — protein MQKQEYDNFKDNDTTHWWFQGMSRIALVLVQRFSVSPKNLCILDAGCGTGWFSAKINRFGTVYAVDIEEEALAICRSRGVANTVRADVNSLPFPDNFFDMIVSLDVIYHQYIPSDSRVMKEFARTLKPNGRLMVSVAAHEYLRGPHDEVNMTRHRYSRKELEQLFADAGIQVERSTYANFFLFPFVYLKRRIDQLFPPLVSRSDIKRVSRGMNNLFYLILTIESVLIRHVSLPQGSTVFCIGIKK, from the coding sequence ATGCAGAAACAAGAGTATGACAATTTCAAAGATAACGATACCACCCACTGGTGGTTCCAAGGAATGTCGCGAATCGCGCTTGTCCTGGTGCAAAGATTTTCCGTCTCTCCGAAAAACTTGTGTATCTTAGATGCGGGATGTGGCACGGGGTGGTTTAGTGCAAAGATCAACCGATTCGGTACTGTCTATGCAGTGGATATCGAAGAAGAGGCTCTTGCGATTTGCCGAAGTCGAGGAGTTGCCAATACCGTACGAGCCGACGTAAATAGTTTGCCGTTTCCCGATAATTTCTTCGATATGATCGTATCCCTTGATGTCATCTATCATCAATATATACCGAGTGACAGTCGTGTCATGAAAGAATTCGCACGGACACTAAAGCCCAATGGAAGACTGATGGTCAGCGTTGCTGCGCATGAGTATTTACGCGGCCCTCACGACGAAGTTAACATGACGCGGCATAGATATTCACGCAAAGAATTGGAGCAATTGTTCGCAGATGCCGGCATACAGGTGGAACGAAGCACCTACGCAAATTTCTTTCTCTTTCCGTTTGTATATCTGAAACGGAGAATTGATCAACTGTTCCCCCCATTAGTTTCGCGGTCTGATATAAAAAGAGTCTCCCGTGGCATGAACAATCTTTTCTATCTGATTCTTACTATCGAGTCAGTCCTTATTAGGCACGTCTCACTGCCGCAGGGATCGACCGTTTTTTGTATTGGTATAAAAAAATGA
- a CDS encoding class I SAM-dependent methyltransferase, with the protein MKAIWEQFFDEKITKIFNEKKVVIDIGGGLRIIKEKNNRYDPSRAWIEPLLKNVEYKILDPVPDYNPDIVGDIHALPFMDNSTDAIICIAVLEHVENPLLAAQEMLRVLKPGGYLFVYVPFLYYYHAEIGYYKDFWRFTHDSVQYLFKDFSTVEVAPVRGAIETLIRLTPLGRSNFFLRSAGFFDRILGYAKTKQVSGYNIFVVK; encoded by the coding sequence ATGAAAGCAATTTGGGAACAATTTTTTGACGAAAAAATCACTAAGATTTTTAATGAAAAGAAAGTGGTTATTGATATTGGAGGTGGACTGCGGATTATCAAAGAGAAGAATAACAGATACGACCCGTCACGCGCATGGATTGAGCCACTCTTAAAAAATGTTGAGTATAAAATTTTGGATCCAGTACCGGATTATAATCCTGATATCGTGGGGGATATTCATGCGCTTCCGTTTATGGATAACAGCACTGATGCGATCATCTGTATTGCCGTATTGGAACATGTTGAGAACCCCCTGCTTGCCGCGCAGGAAATGTTGCGCGTGCTCAAGCCGGGTGGATATCTCTTTGTATATGTGCCGTTTCTCTACTATTATCATGCCGAAATCGGTTATTATAAAGATTTCTGGCGGTTTACGCACGACTCCGTTCAGTATCTCTTTAAAGATTTTTCCACGGTGGAAGTTGCTCCGGTGCGTGGCGCAATAGAGACGCTGATAAGACTGACTCCCCTCGGTAGGTCGAACTTTTTCCTTCGTAGCGCAGGATTCTTCGATCGAATACTCGGGTACGCAAAAACCAAACAGGTGAGCGGGTATAATATTTTTGTCGTAAAGTAA
- a CDS encoding DegT/DnrJ/EryC1/StrS family aminotransferase has product MITPFDFKRKYNKYRSEVNSTMQRVLRRGVFILGPELEVFEKSFSTYLNIPYTVGVNSGTDALFLALKAVGVGHEDEVITVANTATPTVSAIRMAGATPVFVDIDEKTFNLDTTKLESKITKETKAIIPVHLYGYPAEMNSIMKVAKKYKLFIIEDCCQAHGAEYAGKKVGSFGVMGCYSFYPTKNLGTIGDAGAIVTRDKKLYEKLKALRNYGEASKYHNVTEGVNSRLDEIHAAFLSWGLPYLDAWNTAREHLADLYIKELHGAPLILPEISSGKVKRVWHQFVIRTDKRDALKKYLADHDVITSIHYPMPIFKQPAYKFFGYTDKDLPMTSKAAKEILSLPLYPELTNADVRRVCRTIQTFYKEN; this is encoded by the coding sequence ATGATCACACCTTTCGATTTTAAGAGAAAATATAATAAATATAGGTCAGAAGTAAATTCCACCATGCAGCGTGTTTTAAGGCGTGGCGTATTTATTCTGGGACCAGAATTAGAGGTATTCGAAAAAAGTTTCTCTACGTATTTGAACATCCCCTACACTGTGGGCGTAAATTCTGGCACTGACGCTCTGTTTCTGGCACTAAAAGCAGTGGGGGTAGGGCATGAGGATGAAGTCATCACCGTTGCCAACACGGCAACACCGACCGTGAGCGCTATTCGAATGGCGGGTGCGACTCCCGTTTTTGTAGATATCGACGAAAAGACTTTTAATCTTGATACGACAAAGCTTGAGTCTAAAATTACCAAAGAAACAAAAGCAATCATTCCCGTGCATCTGTACGGATATCCGGCAGAAATGAATAGCATAATGAAGGTTGCAAAAAAATATAAACTTTTTATCATCGAAGATTGCTGCCAAGCGCATGGAGCCGAATATGCGGGCAAGAAAGTTGGCTCCTTCGGCGTGATGGGATGTTACAGCTTTTACCCGACCAAGAATCTCGGCACCATCGGGGACGCTGGAGCCATCGTGACGCGCGACAAAAAACTGTATGAAAAACTCAAGGCGCTCAGAAATTACGGTGAAGCATCAAAATATCATAATGTTACGGAAGGAGTGAATAGCCGACTTGATGAGATTCACGCAGCTTTTTTGAGCTGGGGTTTGCCGTATTTGGACGCCTGGAATACTGCACGCGAACATCTGGCCGATTTGTATATAAAAGAATTGCATGGCGCGCCACTTATTTTGCCAGAAATTTCTTCTGGGAAAGTGAAACGCGTATGGCACCAGTTTGTGATTAGAACCGATAAGCGCGACGCATTAAAAAAATATCTCGCCGACCACGATGTGATAACCTCAATTCACTACCCCATGCCGATCTTTAAGCAACCCGCATATAAGTTTTTTGGATATACCGATAAGGATCTTCCAATGACGAGCAAAGCGGCAAAAGAAATTCTGTCATTGCCGTTGTATCCAGAGTTGACGAATGCAGACGTGCGACGTGTCTGTCGTACCATACAAACGTTTTATAAAGAAAACTAA